The following proteins are encoded in a genomic region of Chloroflexota bacterium:
- the rpmC gene encoding 50S ribosomal protein L29, with amino-acid sequence MKMTELRALDDAEARRRLRDLQEELFNLRFQYATRQLTNHARMQLVRRDIARIRTLLREREL; translated from the coding sequence ATGAAGATGACCGAGCTGCGGGCGCTGGACGATGCCGAGGCGCGACGTCGACTGCGTGATCTTCAGGAGGAGCTGTTCAATCTTCGATTCCAGTATGCAACCCGCCAGTTGACCAATCACGCACGGATGCAGCTCGTCCGTCGCGACATCGCACGGATCCGCACGCTCCTGCGCGAGCGCGAACTGTAG
- the rplP gene encoding 50S ribosomal protein L16 has protein sequence MLQPKRVKYRKTQRGRMKGIATSGNVISFGEIGLQALEPAWITARQIEAARRAITHHLKRGGKVWIRIFPDRAATAKPAETRMGGGKGAPDHWVAVVRPGRVMFEVGGVAPELAREALHLAAHKLPIATRLMERETAVTTA, from the coding sequence ATGCTTCAACCGAAGCGCGTTAAATATCGCAAGACCCAGCGCGGGCGCATGAAGGGGATCGCGACATCTGGCAACGTGATCTCCTTCGGTGAGATCGGGCTGCAGGCGCTCGAGCCGGCATGGATCACGGCGCGGCAGATCGAGGCGGCCCGGCGTGCGATCACGCATCACCTGAAGCGCGGAGGTAAGGTCTGGATTCGGATCTTTCCGGACCGAGCCGCCACGGCCAAGCCGGCCGAGACGCGCATGGGCGGCGGGAAAGGCGCGCCGGACCACTGGGTCGCCGTGGTCCGACCGGGTCGGGTCATGTTCGAGGTGGGTGGTGTGGCGCCGGAGCTCGCGCGCGAGGCGCTCCACCTCGCCGCGCACAAGCTCCCCATCGCCACGCGGTTGATGGAGCGCGAAACGGCGGTGACGACCGCATGA
- the rpsC gene encoding 30S ribosomal protein S3, whose amino-acid sequence MGQKVHPIGFRLGINKERQARWYADDRTFPTLLHEDLTIRRTIMSRLSDAGIPRVDIERSANQVGVTIHAAKPGIVIGKGGAKVEELRKTLEATTGKKARITISEIRQPELNATLLAQSIAEQLQRRVAFRRAMKQAVGRAMRFGARGVRVQVSGRLGGAEMSRREWEREGRVPLHTIRANIDYGLAEAHTTFGLIGVKAWIYLGDVVPGQAPEPVPAPRGRAGVAPPPQAPIAEAPGPAVAEAEEEIVIPEGPAIFEPDEDEDDASTEAR is encoded by the coding sequence GTGGGACAAAAAGTGCATCCGATCGGATTCCGGCTCGGCATCAACAAGGAGCGCCAGGCGCGTTGGTATGCCGATGACCGTACCTTTCCAACCCTGCTTCACGAAGACCTCACGATTCGGCGGACGATCATGTCCCGGCTCTCGGACGCGGGGATCCCGCGCGTCGACATCGAACGGTCCGCGAACCAGGTCGGCGTGACGATCCACGCGGCGAAGCCGGGCATTGTCATCGGGAAGGGCGGCGCCAAGGTCGAAGAGCTGCGCAAGACGCTCGAAGCGACGACCGGCAAGAAGGCGCGCATCACGATCTCGGAGATACGCCAGCCAGAGCTCAATGCGACCCTGCTGGCGCAGAGCATCGCCGAACAGCTGCAACGGCGGGTCGCGTTTCGCCGAGCGATGAAGCAGGCCGTCGGGCGTGCCATGCGCTTTGGTGCGCGCGGCGTCCGGGTCCAGGTGTCCGGGCGGCTCGGTGGCGCGGAGATGTCGCGACGTGAGTGGGAGCGGGAAGGCCGCGTGCCGCTGCACACCATACGTGCCAACATCGACTATGGCCTGGCCGAGGCGCACACCACCTTTGGACTGATCGGTGTCAAGGCCTGGATCTATCTTGGGGATGTGGTGCCCGGCCAGGCGCCGGAGCCCGTGCCGGCCCCGCGGGGACGCGCCGGCGTCGCACCGCCGCCGCAGGCGCCAATCGCGGAAGCGCCAGGCCCGGCGGTGGCCGAGGCTGAGGAGGAGATCGTCATTCCCGAGGGCCCCGCGATCTTTGAACCCGATGAGGATGAGGACGATGCTTCAACCGAAGCGCGTTAA
- the rplV gene encoding 50S ribosomal protein L22: MEIRATARNVRMTPRKVRLVGDAVKGKRLSDALALLRFMPQRASTPVLKAVKSAAANAENNFDLDPNDLYVANVIADPGTSLRRYRAKARGRVGPLRKRSSHITVVVREREA; encoded by the coding sequence ATCGAAATTCGCGCCACGGCCCGAAACGTGCGGATGACGCCGCGCAAGGTTCGGCTCGTGGGCGACGCGGTCAAGGGAAAGCGGCTGTCTGACGCCCTCGCGCTGCTGCGGTTCATGCCGCAGCGCGCGTCGACCCCCGTACTCAAGGCCGTAAAGTCTGCCGCGGCGAACGCCGAGAACAACTTCGATCTCGATCCGAATGATCTGTACGTCGCCAACGTCATCGCGGATCCGGGCACATCGCTGCGTCGGTACCGGGCCAAGGCACGGGGCCGCGTTGGGCCGCTGCGAAAGCGATCAAGCCATATCACCGTGGTCGTGAGGGAACGGGAGGCCTGA